The genomic stretch ccaggtcactacgtgatgctggtggaggaaaacgtttcctgactcgctccttcaaaacaccccaaagtggctcaataatatttagatctggtgactgtgcaggctatgggagatgttcaacttcactttcatgttcatcaaaccaatctttcaccagtcttgctgtgtgtattggtgcattgtcgtcctgatacacggcactgccttcagtatacaatgtttgaaccactggatgcacattgtcttactggtgcaatgtgcagtaaaTGAAGATTGAACCagactggtccaatttagccatgaaacctcccacactaaaatgacagcagtttcagtttcattgtccaacccgtgcgcgtgtgtgtgtgtgtgtgtgtgtgtgtatatatatatatatatatatgtgtgtgtgagagagagagagatttaaataaaagttgCAACATtggtcagaaaaaaacaaaagggcCTATTTCCCTCAAATCATTCAGCTCTAATTAGGTGgtcagttaaaggaacactaggtagaattggtatttttgcttctggccttcccctacagttgcagagtgtaatatACTTCTGCAGCAGTGTTCTGAAAACAAGCGTGAGGGACGAGGGGGGGTTtgtaccctcctccagaagtgtAGTGTAGGAGTACAtggtgtagtttctgcagtgctaagccagGAGTATCTACAAAAGAGAATGTTCTGCCTATTAAAGTTCATTGGAAaaccacaattattttgaaactgtaatattAAGGTACAAATACAGCTTAGTGTTGTTTTAAGGGCTGACCTACCAATCCTCAGCTAAAAGTATATTTTTTCAGTGTTATCTTTCTGCTGCATCTGtaggtatttattttatttatttatttatttattgttttgcagGGTGGTTTTggtctttaaaataaaacacaaacagtttactcaaaacaacataaaaccTTTGGGCAGATActgaaatgttttcccattaAGTTCAGTAGTGTGTGTAAGATTCAAATGAATGGGTCAGTTTTCATAAAAgggaataataaatgaaaaataattgcaTATTGCTATCCtccaaatatgtttttttaacaaGACTCAAATGAACAAACATTACTCTAGTTAATTTTGGGATGATTAATAATTGCTTCCAACTCAATGATCAAGTGATCAGACGATTGTGTAATAATTGTCAGAGGCCTTGTATTCACTGGCCCTGGTAAATAATCAGATACTACGGATGCAGCAGATGGGGATTAGGCTGAGTGCTGAAAAACTTCTAGAGCCTTCCTTAGATTATCCTCAAGGATTCTCTTTAGTGGTGTGTAGAGTCTCCTGGTAGATATCGGGATTGAAATGTTCAGGTTTTGGAATAGCATTAAGGTTTTGTTTTAATAACTTGATAAATTATTAACTCATGTTAATCCACTGTTGTTCGTCACTCTAACCTGAACAATACAGGAAAAACGCTGAGCTGGAAAAAGTGGTGGTCTGGAATTAGATTAGCAGGGCATGCGTGTACCGTTGCGAGTAGTTTAATGACCCCTTGCAACTTATAACCATAATTAATTGACCCCTTTGGTTTTTAGTAGTCATGTTAAGGTTtgtgagattttaagagaaatCAAAAACGGTGAGGGGTTCCTTTTCCATTTGGATGTTTTTATGTCCTAATGTAATGTGTGTGGTTTCTTCTTTTCTTGTTTTGcaaatgtaatgatttgcaaAATACAACATGTACTTCATTTAATTACGGATCAGTTCTTTGGGAGTTGATTCTGGGGAAATTAACTTAGTCTGTAGCTACTTGCTTGAATggaagacaaaaataaatggtGGGTGGGGACAAATATCTCAGGTTGTCTGTTTAGACTCCATTACCCATAGTGCTTTAGAGGTTGCTAAATAATTGATAAACCCTGGGCATTGAGTAATGTTTATCCTATatcagtatgtatgtatgtgtattaaCTGTTTAACCATGGgtataaaaaaacatgaatagaGTTACTTTTCCCTATTTGGGTTCAGATATTGAGAGATCCAGTAAGTTCCATTTCCTTTTAAATCCACTCAATATATTTGTGATTTTGAAGAATTAGGCATGTTTTCTTCGGTTTAGCTTGCTTTAAAGAAATTTTGTTCAAGGATCTAATAATCATAAATCTAAGCTCAATGTAGTATATTTGGTATCAAAAGTGTCTCAGGAGACCTAAAGGTatataaagaagaaaaatgtaataaatatacaatatttaaaaagtagCAAAGCCACAGTATCCTGGCGCTCCGCTTCAATTCTTAGCTTCTGAGAAATAGTCAACAGGCCtcgctgtgtttgtgtgtattgtgttgaAAGTGTGTTCTAACCCAGGGCTGATCTACTGAAAGACTTGAAAGAGATTTcttcagaaatgttttaaaaaaaaaaaaacatgaacaaaccTGTGCTTCACACCCTCTGTGGTTAGAGTCTGGTGTTCCTTGATTAGACAAATTTGGAGTATTGCTCCTAGCACCTGTCACTTTGACCGTATCCTAGTGTCATTTTACATTCATAGCCGCGTATGCATGTTTACCTGGTATCTCCACTTATTCAATTACACTCTTACACTCGCCTCCTGTTAGCACTCATATACTGGCActcagacatttttgggaatACTTTTGTAACCTTATTTAGCGCTGAGTTCATGGTATCAGTAGCCGACTAACCATTATTAACACGGTAAATAACAGTAACTCGAggggtttgtttttaaattgtttctAGAACAGTGGCCATTCACGTTTTCCATTGTtgcatattttgttgattttatttgcTAGCTGGTTGTAAAACATTTTTAGGGGTTACTTTAAatcattaattttttaattttattattattattattattattattttttttatttttttttttttgcgcttTATGGTACAaggtttgatttaaatgtttttgttttgtttccaatgaaaataaaactatTTGGCACGgagtattatatttatattatacacaGTTTACTGTTGTTTTTCCCCCTGTGTCTCTTACTTGTCCCTTCACAAGATTCTTTTAGTTTACTGCTATAcctaattttaaaattttagTCTCATTTCCTTCAGAAAACTATCAGAGTTGCGTTCTGAACCCTGACTGAGTCGAAGGTGCTTTGAGAAACAGGACCCTGGACTAGTTTTCCAACTTTGCACATGGTGTTTATATTACTGATTTGAATGAGACCTCAAAAGCTCACCAAACGTCTGGTTAGTAGTCATATTTTGTAATAACGGTTAAAAACAAGCAGTGTTCTAACTCTCACTGGATAATCACGTCAGGGAAAGAGCTGTAACGCAGCCCAAGTAATACCACGGATGGAAAGAATCTACTCAGTGGAATAAAGTCGCGACAAAGGGCTGTGTATAGGAAACAGTGGAGTGTCTGGAGAATGGCTGTTATTTTAGTCATCatctgtccctgtctctgtagATGGCAACGTTTGAAATGGCACACGACTGCTCTTTACTGAAAAAGAACAACCCTGGCAGATAGTGTTGCATGTGAGGAGGGTGTGGAAGAAGTTGGATGCATTTGGACCCCCAAAACATAACTCAGTGGTTCAGTGTAAACGGCAAGTTTTTAAATGCTCCTTATTTATAGCTGGCAAAAAGTCAAAACAAGAGAATTGTTCACCGTGCATTGGTATCTTTTGCGCTCAGGCTGGGGATTACTGTAATAAAACCTCTGGCACTAATTTCACAGGCACTGAGAAAGCAAATTTACAATAAAAGAATTAGTAAGACAAATGTAAGCCCTTTCTTACGATTTAACTTGAGGCACAAAACCCCAGATGGTTTTTAAACCCGTTTGCCAAAGACTGAAAATCAGTACATCAGACAGTGCTACAAGACTTATTCTGCCTCACAGAGGCATGACGACTGCGTGGACTTTTTTCCAACTTGTTGGTGTCTCCTCTGCGGCACAGGAGCAGTGTCTTAAAGGTGGCTTTGAAGGAATCATTGCACAGGGCATAGCACATGGGGTTGACAGTGCTGTTGACGTAGCAGAGCCAGTATCCCAGCTGCCACAACTTCTCAGGGACGCAGTAGGAAAGAGAAGCCAAAACCATGATGTTGTATGGTGTCCATGTTAAGATGAAAGCCAACAAAATTGCGCTTAGGGTCCGTGCTGCTTTCTTCTCTCGAATGATCATGTTTGTCCGTCTTTTAGTCTTGGCCTGCTTGCGAATGCTGAGGTCCAGTGGTCTGGGTTTCTTCAGAGGTGGTCTGAACGGTTGCCCAGCGAGGGCAGGAATTTCTTGCTGATCTTCTGTTGTACCTTGCAGATCCTTCAGCTTGATCACTGCAGGGTTTGAGCCTGAAGGTGCCACACATTTAAGGTCTTGCTCCTGCTCTTCCTCAGTCGATGAAGAAGTGGGGTCATCCTCATCCATAttccagctgctgctgctgcaggcCTCTTTAAAACTGACTTCTCTAGGCGGTCGCAGTATAGAAGAATTTGCTGCCACCAGGGGAAGCTGCTTTGATCTCACAGGAAAGCAGCCCACTGAAGGTTTCCTACTGACCCCTTGATGTTTCTTAGGATTTCTCTCTGTGGAGCTGCTGAGGCTGCTTTTAGCGCTGTTCTGGAAAGCCACACTCTGGTCTCCCTTCACTGAGTTCCCAGCACTGCTTCTAACTGAGCCTGCAAACTTGGCAAGTCCTTTGGCTCTGTTCTCTATCTCCCAATAAATCCGCCAGTATAGAATGATCATGATACTAACAGGGAGGTAGAAGGCGGCGATGGCTGTGCCAAAAGTCAGGGGGGGCACAGTTAGGAAAGGAATAGAGCACTCAGTTGCCTTATTAGATTGTCTCCCATCCTTATGGGGCCAAAACAAGATGGCAGGGGCCCACAATACAAAAGACACCACCCATGCCAACGTGATCAACACTGCCGCTCTTTTAGGTGTCCGTTTGGCTCGATATGTCAATGGTCGAGTTACAGAAAAGTACCGGTCAAAGCTGATGACCAGAAGGTTCATGACAGAAGCGTTGCTGGCGACATAGTCCAGTGCAAGCCACAAGTCACAAGCCAAATGTCCCAACATCCAACGACCTTTTATGATGTATGCTGTGTACAGGTTCATTGACACTGTGCCCAAGATCAAGTCTGCCACTGCCAGGCTCAGCAGGTAGTAGTTGCTGATGGTTCTTAGTTGACTGTTGATCCTGAAGGATATCACTACCAAGAGGTTACCTAGGATGGTAATGAAGGAGAGAGGGCCTGTAACGAGCACAATCAAGACCACCTCCCAAACATGATGTCCCCCAAGAGGATCTGCAGTGTTGTTGGATGTCATGGATATGCAGGTGTGATTCATGTTGCCGACCAAGACGCAACATGAAGTCCTCAAAGGTAAGGCTCATTCTTCAGGAGTTGTTGAAGAACCCTTGCTTCACTCCCTTCCTGACATGAAGATGCCTTTCATTTTTCTGACAAGGGAAATAAAACGAACAGGTAAGTTTAGAGAGAGCCTAAAACTGCCAATACCGTTTTTTATaatgtttacttgacagaaggCAAACATGTTTAAGTTTTAATGCAAGCTCATTTAAGAGATTTTCAGAGATTTGTAAAATTTCGCTTATCCCATTTGTTGTGACGTTTTTACATAATGATATGTTCAAATGATAGACAAAAAAATAGCCTAAATCAATGGTTAGGCAAGGttttttttgacagtgatgATGTAGACCCTCTTGATAAACTGGACGCTAGCAGACCTAGTAACCTGACATGACAAGGGCTTGTTTCAAAGGCTACAAACTACATTAGAGCCCATTTTAAAGGCCTAAGCACCCAATAAACCCATATTATCTCTTGCTCTAGATAAGCACCTGATGACAGCTTCCACTGGCCACACTTGCACTACGGCTGTCAATAAGCCAGCGCAAGTACAAATCGCAGTCTGTCATTTTTAACATCCCAAACGAGTTCGGAGAACCTCATTAAGTATATGAAACGACTTCCGTTTACCCTCGGTGTTTGATGTACGGATCCCTGTTGACTCAGACACGTGTATTTACCTGACCACGTTTGCTTTGTGATAAGTTGCTTTGTAATAACTGTATCTGTGGGAAACAAGCTGCATGTTGCTGGTGACGTCTCTTGGGTCACGTACAGCAGAGGACGTTATAGATTAGTGCTCTAGCTTGTGAGTCTATGTATCTAGGGAAAAACAATTCCATCGTAGATAATGGAATGCATCTTAGACAACTTGGTGCATTTATCTCAAAGTGTAGAACCTGATGATTGATAAATTCATGGTTGATAAGCCATAACAAATGAGACTCTGCTTCTGGGATCTGTCCAAAAGGAATCTGCATGGGATCACTAAATCCCGCAGGAAAGTTTTATTTAGCAGAAATGTGTCTAGAGCGATATTCCATGATGACAGTGATTTGTCTTCTTTCCTCATAGCAGAGCTGGAGCTAATACCTTTCTAAACACTTCTGTATGATTCATGGGTTCTGTCCTGTTGTAGACAGGCTTTGGGCAAAACTCTATATTTCCCTCCATTTAAGCAGAGACGCTTTTGGTTCTCTGTTATGCCCAATTTGTGGCAATGAAAGTTGTGACATCAGCAGTTCAGTTAgttatgttacatatttcacgCTAATTTACAGAATATCTATTTTCTACAAACTGCAGTAAACCTTTTTAAATGAACTCCTTTGTGGAGTATttcttaaatgtaaacatgcaTGTATATGAGTGAGATAAAAGCTATATCAATGAGACTGTATAGCTAAAAACTAAGTATGGCGCCTTTACATTATGGTGCAGGTTCTattaatttaaagtaaaaattaaacatttaaaaatgattcttTAAAAACCCAAGCCAGTACAAGTGATATTGAGTACTGTAGCAGCATCAGGCTAGAGACAACACTGATTAATCTGCTAAACTGTCAAAAAtatcagagaatgtttcctaaTAACTTAGTcacaatgggtccagagccttccagGAATCACAGGGTAAAGGGTGGGAACAGTCAGTCCTTCGCaatgtgacacacattcactcacacagtcacagctatggacacttttgagtagccaactcacctaccaaagtgtgtttttagtACTCCGgtgcacctggaagaaacccacacggacaaggggagaacaccaAATTTGCGGACAAACTCAGTCACCCCGAGCGGGTGGCTCCCTAGAGCTGTGAGACAGCAATACTACCTGTTGCACAATTGTGCCACGCACTTGTGACATGCAAAAACGATGTTAAACAGCAAAACATGACGACTGCAgagaaatgtgtaaatacagTGAAAACAAAAGCAGAGGGAAAAAAACTGACTTTAAAAAGAATATTTCTGCGCCTCTCTCTACTTTGTACTTGAAAGTAAAGAGAAGCTTGTTAGAACTtttcgttctgaacagggctgtttagacagggtaagAAAAGTGCTGTGTTGTCTAATTCATGTGGTATTTTTGactaaagcatgtcacagatataCTATTAGACCCTGAAAATGTCCACTTTATATGAATGTTCCTTTTTAAAGGTTTCATCTTTGAGATACGAGTGTGAAAATGAAGCACCACTTGCTTCAGATCTAAACACAGCTACAGCTTTTTATAtgcagaagcagaaaatgcaatcTATAAGCCATACATGGATTTCCAGTGCAGTTTTAAAAAGTTGAAAGCAGGTCCCCAAACACAATGGAATTAATACTAAAGGGATAGAGTTTAAAGGCGGAAAAATCTATAAATGTAGCTCAGCTGCCAGCCTTGTTTACTTTGGCACTGAATATGGGTATCATTATATTATGGTGGCTGTTGAAGCGCTAACTGTTGAATATGACAAATCCAATTAAAGTAAATTGAGTTACTGAGTTATAAACATGTTAAAAACGTGTTCACAGCCCTCCACTATAAAGCTTGAGACACCAAACTTGGTTGGACACAAAAACTGAGGTTAGGCTGTTGGTCCAAGAGGCTGCAGTTGTTTATATTACCACTGACCCACTTATTCTTTTTAATCCCTTAGAAATGGGCAGTTTTTCTAAAGTAAATTACCACTTACTGGCCTTAGACTGCTTTTACAATCTTTCTTAATGCAGTGTTATATCTTTCTAATTCTGCTGTATGTTTGTATATTTAATGCAATGTTAATTcataacactgaataaaaatacagaaatatagaaAGGaaaaccttaataaaatgaacaCTTACATTTATAGAAGCTGAACTTCTACATTTATTCCTCTCTGGATGACGTAGTAATATCCTTGTCCATCCTGAAGAGATTCCGGATGGATCTGAAGCTACCAAACCTGATCTTTTACTTCAGAAAACACCTGTGATTAACAGCCACCGTCATAAAGATCCATCTCCTCCAGATTTACATCCTGTAACGTGTGAGAGTAGAGGTAAAGCCTCCACCGATGAGTTCCTTTCCTCCTCAGACCTCCAACAGCTCAGTCCTGACTCGAGGGTCCGAGTAGTGTGTCATAACACGAGTAAATAACAGCGTCCAAACCAGAGCAGTGGTGATGAGGTGCAGGCTCTCAGCGTAtccttccacacactcactcagaaagAGCTCTGAAAAAGCTTTTCAGGGAAGGGTTTAccttagatgttggaacacatgctgtgagaatttgatggcagccataTAAACATTAGCTTGGTCTGGATCCACAAACCCTCCCCGATCGACTGGAAaaactccatctctccagagaacatcAAAGTTTTGCTGCTCTACAGCCTTGTGTTTTGAAtgtatacccctctagctgccacttggcattgagcttgctattttattattattattttttttgagcaaaatttctcatttttattccATTACTTTCTATTAAAATTAGGAATACCCCCCCCCTTTTCAACATGGGGACCTTAGGCCCATGTGAAGAGCCATTAAAAATGTTGTCTTATGCTCATatatatgaatttatttttaacacttgACCCAACAAAACCATTACACTGTGGCCCCTAAACCAAGGATTTTTGCACACACCTGTTATATAAGGATGTCCAGGAGTCATGTAAACCTGAGTTTATCATATTTATGTGGTTTAAATAAATAGAGTTGTAATGTGA from Hoplias malabaricus isolate fHopMal1 chromosome 2, fHopMal1.hap1, whole genome shotgun sequence encodes the following:
- the chrm1b gene encoding muscarinic acetylcholine receptor M1, giving the protein MNHTCISMTSNNTADPLGGHHVWEVVLIVLVTGPLSFITILGNLLVVISFRINSQLRTISNYYLLSLAVADLILGTVSMNLYTAYIIKGRWMLGHLACDLWLALDYVASNASVMNLLVISFDRYFSVTRPLTYRAKRTPKRAAVLITLAWVVSFVLWAPAILFWPHKDGRQSNKATECSIPFLTVPPLTFGTAIAAFYLPVSIMIILYWRIYWEIENRAKGLAKFAGSVRSSAGNSVKGDQSVAFQNSAKSSLSSSTERNPKKHQGVSRKPSVGCFPVRSKQLPLVAANSSILRPPREVSFKEACSSSSWNMDEDDPTSSSTEEEQEQDLKCVAPSGSNPAVIKLKDLQGTTEDQQEIPALAGQPFRPPLKKPRPLDLSIRKQAKTKRRTNMIIREKKAARTLSAILLAFILTWTPYNIMVLASLSYCVPEKLWQLGYWLCYVNSTVNPMCYALCNDSFKATFKTLLLCRRGDTNKLEKSPRSRHASVRQNKSCSTV